A window from Eubalaena glacialis isolate mEubGla1 chromosome 1, mEubGla1.1.hap2.+ XY, whole genome shotgun sequence encodes these proteins:
- the TIAL1 gene encoding nucleolysin TIAR isoform X1, protein MMEDDGQPRTLYVGNLSRDVTEVLILQLFSQIGPCKSCKMITEQPDSRRVNSSVGFSVLQHTSNDPYCFVEFYEHRDAAAALAAMNGRKILGKEVKVNWATTPSSQKKDTSNHFHVFVGDLSPEITTEDIKSAFAPFGKISDARVVKDMATGKSKGYGFVSFYNKLDAENAIVHMGGQWLGGRQIRTNWATRKPPAPKSTQENNTKQLRFEDVVNQSSPKNCTVYCGGIASGLTDQLMRQTFSPFGQIMEIRVFPEKGYSFVRFSTHESAAHAIVSVNGTTIEGHVVKCYWGKESPDMTKNFQQVDYSQWGQWSQVYGNPQQYGQYMANGWQVPPYGVYGQPWNQQGFGVDQSPSAAWMGGFGAQPPQGQAPPPVIPPPNQAGYGMASYQTQ, encoded by the exons ATACGTAGGTAACCTCTCCAGAGATGTGACAGAAGTTCTTATTCTTCAGTTATTCAGTCAGATTGGACCCTGTAAAAGCTGTAAAATGATAACAGAG CAACCCGATAGCAGAAGGGTCAACTCTTCTGTTGGATTTTCTGTTTTGCAGCATACAAGCAATGACCCATATTGCTTTGTGGAATTTTATGAACACAGAGATGCAGCTGCTGCATTAGCTGctatgaatgggagaaaaattttggGAAAG gaGGTCAAAGTAAACTGGGCAACAACACCAAGTAGCCAGAAAAAAGATACTTCCA ATCATTTCCACGTGTTTGTTGGGGATTTGAGTCCAGAAATTACAACAGAAGATATCAAATCAGCATTTGCCCCCTTTGGTAAAATATC GGATGCCCGAGTAGTTAAAGACATGGCAACTGGAAAATCCAAAGGCTATGGCTTtgtatctttttataataaactg gaTGCAGAAAATGCAATTGTGCATATGGGAGGTCAGTGGTTGGGTGGTCGTCAAATCAGAACCAATTGGGCCACACGTAAACCACCTGCACCTAAAAGTACACAAGAAA ATAACACTAAGCAGTTGAGATTTGAAGATGTAGTAAACCAATCAAGTCCAAAAAATTGTACTGTGTACTGTGGAGGAATTGCTTCTGGGTTAACAG aTCAGCTTATGAGACAGACATTCTCACCATTTGGGCAAATTATGGAAATCAGAGTTTTTCCAGAGAAGGGCTACTCATTTGTCAG ATTTTCTACCCATGAAAGTGCAGCCCACGCCATTGTTTCAGTGAATGGTACTACAATTGAAGGACATGTTGTTAAATGCTATTGGGGTAAAGAATCTCCTGATATGACTAAAAACTTCCAACAG GTCGACTATAGTCAGTGGGGCCAGTGGAGCCAAGTTTATGGAAACCCACAACAGTATGGACAGTATATGGCAAATGGGTGGCAAGTACCACCTTATGGAGTATATGGGCAACCATGGAATCAACAAGGATTTGGAGTAGA tcaATCACCTTCAGCTGCTTGGATGGGTGGATTTGGTGCTCAGCCTCCCCAAGGACAAGCCCCTCCCCCTGTAATACCTCCTCCCAACCAGGCTGGATATGGCATGGCCAGTTACCAAACACAGTGA
- the TIAL1 gene encoding nucleolysin TIAR isoform X2: MMEDDGQPRTLYVGNLSRDVTEVLILQLFSQIGPCKSCKMITEHTSNDPYCFVEFYEHRDAAAALAAMNGRKILGKEVKVNWATTPSSQKKDTSNHFHVFVGDLSPEITTEDIKSAFAPFGKISDARVVKDMATGKSKGYGFVSFYNKLDAENAIVHMGGQWLGGRQIRTNWATRKPPAPKSTQENNTKQLRFEDVVNQSSPKNCTVYCGGIASGLTDQLMRQTFSPFGQIMEIRVFPEKGYSFVRFSTHESAAHAIVSVNGTTIEGHVVKCYWGKESPDMTKNFQQVDYSQWGQWSQVYGNPQQYGQYMANGWQVPPYGVYGQPWNQQGFGVDQSPSAAWMGGFGAQPPQGQAPPPVIPPPNQAGYGMASYQTQ; this comes from the exons ATACGTAGGTAACCTCTCCAGAGATGTGACAGAAGTTCTTATTCTTCAGTTATTCAGTCAGATTGGACCCTGTAAAAGCTGTAAAATGATAACAGAG CATACAAGCAATGACCCATATTGCTTTGTGGAATTTTATGAACACAGAGATGCAGCTGCTGCATTAGCTGctatgaatgggagaaaaattttggGAAAG gaGGTCAAAGTAAACTGGGCAACAACACCAAGTAGCCAGAAAAAAGATACTTCCA ATCATTTCCACGTGTTTGTTGGGGATTTGAGTCCAGAAATTACAACAGAAGATATCAAATCAGCATTTGCCCCCTTTGGTAAAATATC GGATGCCCGAGTAGTTAAAGACATGGCAACTGGAAAATCCAAAGGCTATGGCTTtgtatctttttataataaactg gaTGCAGAAAATGCAATTGTGCATATGGGAGGTCAGTGGTTGGGTGGTCGTCAAATCAGAACCAATTGGGCCACACGTAAACCACCTGCACCTAAAAGTACACAAGAAA ATAACACTAAGCAGTTGAGATTTGAAGATGTAGTAAACCAATCAAGTCCAAAAAATTGTACTGTGTACTGTGGAGGAATTGCTTCTGGGTTAACAG aTCAGCTTATGAGACAGACATTCTCACCATTTGGGCAAATTATGGAAATCAGAGTTTTTCCAGAGAAGGGCTACTCATTTGTCAG ATTTTCTACCCATGAAAGTGCAGCCCACGCCATTGTTTCAGTGAATGGTACTACAATTGAAGGACATGTTGTTAAATGCTATTGGGGTAAAGAATCTCCTGATATGACTAAAAACTTCCAACAG GTCGACTATAGTCAGTGGGGCCAGTGGAGCCAAGTTTATGGAAACCCACAACAGTATGGACAGTATATGGCAAATGGGTGGCAAGTACCACCTTATGGAGTATATGGGCAACCATGGAATCAACAAGGATTTGGAGTAGA tcaATCACCTTCAGCTGCTTGGATGGGTGGATTTGGTGCTCAGCCTCCCCAAGGACAAGCCCCTCCCCCTGTAATACCTCCTCCCAACCAGGCTGGATATGGCATGGCCAGTTACCAAACACAGTGA
- the TIAL1 gene encoding nucleolysin TIAR isoform X4, which translates to MMEDDGQPRTLYVGNLSRDVTEVLILQLFSQIGPCKSCKMITEQPDSRRVNSSVGFSVLQHTSNDPYCFVEFYEHRDAAAALAAMNGRKILGKEVKVNWATTPSSQKKDTSNHFHVFVGDLSPEITTEDIKSAFAPFGKISDARVVKDMATGKSKGYGFVSFYNKLDAENAIVHMGGQWLGGRQIRTNWATRKPPAPKSTQENNTKQLRFEDVVNQSSPKNCTVYCGGIASGLTDQLMRQTFSPFGQIMEIRVFPEKGYSFVR; encoded by the exons ATACGTAGGTAACCTCTCCAGAGATGTGACAGAAGTTCTTATTCTTCAGTTATTCAGTCAGATTGGACCCTGTAAAAGCTGTAAAATGATAACAGAG CAACCCGATAGCAGAAGGGTCAACTCTTCTGTTGGATTTTCTGTTTTGCAGCATACAAGCAATGACCCATATTGCTTTGTGGAATTTTATGAACACAGAGATGCAGCTGCTGCATTAGCTGctatgaatgggagaaaaattttggGAAAG gaGGTCAAAGTAAACTGGGCAACAACACCAAGTAGCCAGAAAAAAGATACTTCCA ATCATTTCCACGTGTTTGTTGGGGATTTGAGTCCAGAAATTACAACAGAAGATATCAAATCAGCATTTGCCCCCTTTGGTAAAATATC GGATGCCCGAGTAGTTAAAGACATGGCAACTGGAAAATCCAAAGGCTATGGCTTtgtatctttttataataaactg gaTGCAGAAAATGCAATTGTGCATATGGGAGGTCAGTGGTTGGGTGGTCGTCAAATCAGAACCAATTGGGCCACACGTAAACCACCTGCACCTAAAAGTACACAAGAAA ATAACACTAAGCAGTTGAGATTTGAAGATGTAGTAAACCAATCAAGTCCAAAAAATTGTACTGTGTACTGTGGAGGAATTGCTTCTGGGTTAACAG aTCAGCTTATGAGACAGACATTCTCACCATTTGGGCAAATTATGGAAATCAGAGTTTTTCCAGAGAAGGGCTACTCATTTGTCAGGTAA
- the TIAL1 gene encoding nucleolysin TIAR isoform X6: protein MMEDDGQPRTLYVGNLSRDVTEVLILQLFSQIGPCKSCKMITEHTSNDPYCFVEFYEHRDAAAALAAMNGRKILGKEVKVNWATTPSSQKKDTSNHFHVFVGDLSPEITTEDIKSAFAPFGKISDARVVKDMATGKSKGYGFVSFYNKLDAENAIVHMGGQWLGGRQIRTNWATRKPPAPKSTQENNTKQLRFEDVVNQSSPKNCTVYCGGIASGLTDQLMRQTFSPFGQIMEIRVFPEKGYSFVR, encoded by the exons ATACGTAGGTAACCTCTCCAGAGATGTGACAGAAGTTCTTATTCTTCAGTTATTCAGTCAGATTGGACCCTGTAAAAGCTGTAAAATGATAACAGAG CATACAAGCAATGACCCATATTGCTTTGTGGAATTTTATGAACACAGAGATGCAGCTGCTGCATTAGCTGctatgaatgggagaaaaattttggGAAAG gaGGTCAAAGTAAACTGGGCAACAACACCAAGTAGCCAGAAAAAAGATACTTCCA ATCATTTCCACGTGTTTGTTGGGGATTTGAGTCCAGAAATTACAACAGAAGATATCAAATCAGCATTTGCCCCCTTTGGTAAAATATC GGATGCCCGAGTAGTTAAAGACATGGCAACTGGAAAATCCAAAGGCTATGGCTTtgtatctttttataataaactg gaTGCAGAAAATGCAATTGTGCATATGGGAGGTCAGTGGTTGGGTGGTCGTCAAATCAGAACCAATTGGGCCACACGTAAACCACCTGCACCTAAAAGTACACAAGAAA ATAACACTAAGCAGTTGAGATTTGAAGATGTAGTAAACCAATCAAGTCCAAAAAATTGTACTGTGTACTGTGGAGGAATTGCTTCTGGGTTAACAG aTCAGCTTATGAGACAGACATTCTCACCATTTGGGCAAATTATGGAAATCAGAGTTTTTCCAGAGAAGGGCTACTCATTTGTCAGGTAA
- the TIAL1 gene encoding nucleolysin TIAR isoform X3, whose protein sequence is MNGRKILGKEVKVNWATTPSSQKKDTSNHFHVFVGDLSPEITTEDIKSAFAPFGKISDARVVKDMATGKSKGYGFVSFYNKLDAENAIVHMGGQWLGGRQIRTNWATRKPPAPKSTQENNTKQLRFEDVVNQSSPKNCTVYCGGIASGLTDQLMRQTFSPFGQIMEIRVFPEKGYSFVRFSTHESAAHAIVSVNGTTIEGHVVKCYWGKESPDMTKNFQQVDYSQWGQWSQVYGNPQQYGQYMANGWQVPPYGVYGQPWNQQGFGVDQSPSAAWMGGFGAQPPQGQAPPPVIPPPNQAGYGMASYQTQ, encoded by the exons atgaatgggagaaaaattttggGAAAG gaGGTCAAAGTAAACTGGGCAACAACACCAAGTAGCCAGAAAAAAGATACTTCCA ATCATTTCCACGTGTTTGTTGGGGATTTGAGTCCAGAAATTACAACAGAAGATATCAAATCAGCATTTGCCCCCTTTGGTAAAATATC GGATGCCCGAGTAGTTAAAGACATGGCAACTGGAAAATCCAAAGGCTATGGCTTtgtatctttttataataaactg gaTGCAGAAAATGCAATTGTGCATATGGGAGGTCAGTGGTTGGGTGGTCGTCAAATCAGAACCAATTGGGCCACACGTAAACCACCTGCACCTAAAAGTACACAAGAAA ATAACACTAAGCAGTTGAGATTTGAAGATGTAGTAAACCAATCAAGTCCAAAAAATTGTACTGTGTACTGTGGAGGAATTGCTTCTGGGTTAACAG aTCAGCTTATGAGACAGACATTCTCACCATTTGGGCAAATTATGGAAATCAGAGTTTTTCCAGAGAAGGGCTACTCATTTGTCAG ATTTTCTACCCATGAAAGTGCAGCCCACGCCATTGTTTCAGTGAATGGTACTACAATTGAAGGACATGTTGTTAAATGCTATTGGGGTAAAGAATCTCCTGATATGACTAAAAACTTCCAACAG GTCGACTATAGTCAGTGGGGCCAGTGGAGCCAAGTTTATGGAAACCCACAACAGTATGGACAGTATATGGCAAATGGGTGGCAAGTACCACCTTATGGAGTATATGGGCAACCATGGAATCAACAAGGATTTGGAGTAGA tcaATCACCTTCAGCTGCTTGGATGGGTGGATTTGGTGCTCAGCCTCCCCAAGGACAAGCCCCTCCCCCTGTAATACCTCCTCCCAACCAGGCTGGATATGGCATGGCCAGTTACCAAACACAGTGA
- the TIAL1 gene encoding nucleolysin TIAR isoform X5 gives MDARVVKDMATGKSKGYGFVSFYNKLDAENAIVHMGGQWLGGRQIRTNWATRKPPAPKSTQENNTKQLRFEDVVNQSSPKNCTVYCGGIASGLTDQLMRQTFSPFGQIMEIRVFPEKGYSFVRFSTHESAAHAIVSVNGTTIEGHVVKCYWGKESPDMTKNFQQVDYSQWGQWSQVYGNPQQYGQYMANGWQVPPYGVYGQPWNQQGFGVDQSPSAAWMGGFGAQPPQGQAPPPVIPPPNQAGYGMASYQTQ, from the exons AT GGATGCCCGAGTAGTTAAAGACATGGCAACTGGAAAATCCAAAGGCTATGGCTTtgtatctttttataataaactg gaTGCAGAAAATGCAATTGTGCATATGGGAGGTCAGTGGTTGGGTGGTCGTCAAATCAGAACCAATTGGGCCACACGTAAACCACCTGCACCTAAAAGTACACAAGAAA ATAACACTAAGCAGTTGAGATTTGAAGATGTAGTAAACCAATCAAGTCCAAAAAATTGTACTGTGTACTGTGGAGGAATTGCTTCTGGGTTAACAG aTCAGCTTATGAGACAGACATTCTCACCATTTGGGCAAATTATGGAAATCAGAGTTTTTCCAGAGAAGGGCTACTCATTTGTCAG ATTTTCTACCCATGAAAGTGCAGCCCACGCCATTGTTTCAGTGAATGGTACTACAATTGAAGGACATGTTGTTAAATGCTATTGGGGTAAAGAATCTCCTGATATGACTAAAAACTTCCAACAG GTCGACTATAGTCAGTGGGGCCAGTGGAGCCAAGTTTATGGAAACCCACAACAGTATGGACAGTATATGGCAAATGGGTGGCAAGTACCACCTTATGGAGTATATGGGCAACCATGGAATCAACAAGGATTTGGAGTAGA tcaATCACCTTCAGCTGCTTGGATGGGTGGATTTGGTGCTCAGCCTCCCCAAGGACAAGCCCCTCCCCCTGTAATACCTCCTCCCAACCAGGCTGGATATGGCATGGCCAGTTACCAAACACAGTGA